Proteins found in one Camelus bactrianus isolate YW-2024 breed Bactrian camel chromosome 5, ASM4877302v1, whole genome shotgun sequence genomic segment:
- the LOC123614872 gene encoding twist-related protein 2, protein MEEGSSSPVSPVDSLGTSEEELERQPKRFGRKRRYSKKSSEDGSPTPGKRGKKGSPSAQSFEELQSQRILANVRERQRTQSLNEAFAALRKIIPTLPSDKLSKIQTLKLAARYIDFLYQVLQSDEMDNKMTSCSYVAHERLSYAFSVWRMEGAWSMSASH, encoded by the coding sequence ATGGAGGAGGGCTCCAGCTCTCCCGTGTCCCCCGTGGACAGCCTGGGCACCAGCGAGGAGGAGCTCGAGCGGCAGCCCAAGCGCTTCGGCCGGAAGCGGCGCTACAGCAAGAAGTCGAGCGAAGATGGCAGCCCGACCCCGGGCAAGCGCGGCAAGAAGGGCAGCCCGAGCGCGCAGTCCTTCGAGGAGCTGCAGAGCCAGCGCATCCTGGCCAACGTGCGCGAGCGCCAGCGCACCCAGTCGCTCAACGAGGCCTTCGCCGCGCTGCGCAAGATCATCCCCACGCTGCCCTCAGACAAGCTCAGCAAGATCCAGACGCTCAAGCTGGCGGCCAGGTACATAGACTTCCTCTACCAGGTCCTGCAGAGCGACGAGATGGACAATAAGATGACCAGCTGCAGCTACGTGGCCCACGAGCGCCTCAGCTACGCCTTCTCCGTGTGGCGCATGGAGGGCGCGTGGTCCATGTCCGCCTCCCACTAG